The following are encoded in a window of Aromatoleum petrolei genomic DNA:
- the lapB gene encoding lipopolysaccharide assembly protein LapB, with product MDIELWWFLALPLFFALGWLAARIDIRQVVHESRALPRSYLSGLNFLLNEQQDKAIDAFIEAVKIDPQTIELHFALGSLFRRRGETDRAIRMHQNLVDREDLSEEQRLQALAELGQDYLKAGLLDRAEAVFAQLRNSRLNDLALRYLLEIYQQEKDWAKAVEAAKALPDHESVMWRKEVANFYCELATSALASSKCDDTQKYLDEAFSINRRCVRASLVQGDLLAAQGRYEQAIDVWKRVESQDPIYLALVAERVMDAHAKLGRVEQGQTLLRSWLERHASLDLLDEVFHWELEKEGSRAAYDLVREELRRNPTLLGLDKLLEAALLHAPSEQRGDIELVKQLIHGHTRRVARYRCAECGFKARQFQWRCPACGGWETYPPRRTEEYDLAP from the coding sequence ATGGACATTGAACTTTGGTGGTTTCTTGCCCTGCCGTTGTTTTTTGCGCTGGGCTGGCTGGCCGCGCGCATCGACATCCGTCAGGTCGTGCATGAGTCGCGCGCGCTGCCGCGATCCTACCTTTCGGGCCTGAACTTCCTGCTCAACGAACAGCAGGACAAGGCCATTGATGCGTTCATCGAGGCGGTGAAGATCGATCCACAGACGATCGAGCTGCACTTTGCGCTCGGCAGCCTGTTCCGGCGGCGCGGCGAGACCGACCGCGCGATACGCATGCACCAGAATCTCGTCGATCGCGAGGACCTGTCCGAGGAGCAGCGCCTTCAGGCCCTGGCCGAACTGGGTCAGGACTATCTCAAGGCGGGCCTGCTCGATCGCGCGGAAGCCGTGTTCGCGCAGTTGCGCAATTCCCGCCTCAACGATCTCGCTCTGCGTTATCTGCTGGAGATCTACCAGCAGGAGAAGGACTGGGCAAAGGCCGTGGAAGCGGCCAAAGCGCTGCCGGACCACGAGAGCGTGATGTGGCGCAAGGAGGTGGCGAACTTCTACTGCGAGCTCGCGACGTCGGCCCTCGCAAGTTCGAAGTGCGATGACACGCAAAAATATCTAGATGAGGCGTTCTCGATCAATCGCCGCTGTGTGCGCGCGAGCCTCGTCCAGGGGGACTTGCTGGCCGCGCAAGGGCGCTACGAGCAGGCGATCGACGTATGGAAACGCGTGGAGAGCCAAGACCCGATCTATCTGGCCCTTGTCGCCGAGCGCGTGATGGACGCACACGCGAAGCTGGGACGGGTCGAGCAGGGGCAGACGTTGTTGCGTTCCTGGCTTGAGCGGCATGCATCGCTGGATCTCCTCGACGAGGTCTTCCACTGGGAGCTGGAAAAAGAGGGGTCGCGCGCCGCCTACGATCTGGTGCGCGAGGAATTGCGTCGCAATCCGACTTTGCTGGGTCTCGACAAACTCCTCGAGGCCGCGCTGCTGCATGCGCCATCGGAGCAGCGCGGCGACATCGAGTTGGTGAAGCAGCTCATTCACGGCCATACGCGCAGGGTGGCGCGCTACCGTTGCGCCGAGTGCGGCTTCAAGGCGCGCCAGTTTCAGTGGCGTTGCCCTGCTTGCGGCGGTTGGGAGACTTACCCGCCGCGGCGTACCGAAGAGTACGATCTGGCGCCGTGA
- a CDS encoding LapA family protein, giving the protein MRILMWFFRLLLFFLLFGFAVKNDHLVGLQFFFGSAWQLPLVFVILVTFIAGALLGVTATFGSLLRQRREIGRLRRQLARAERDRQAAPSVTAPPASDMQAPETF; this is encoded by the coding sequence ATGCGTATCCTCATGTGGTTCTTCCGCCTTCTGCTGTTCTTCCTGCTGTTCGGATTCGCAGTGAAGAACGACCATCTCGTCGGCCTCCAGTTCTTCTTCGGAAGTGCCTGGCAGTTGCCGCTCGTTTTCGTAATCCTGGTGACCTTCATTGCGGGCGCGCTGCTGGGGGTGACTGCCACCTTTGGTTCGCTGCTGCGCCAGCGCCGCGAGATCGGTCGCCTGCGCCGCCAGCTTGCCCGCGCCGAGCGGGACCGTCAGGCGGCCCCGAGCGTCACCGCCCCGCCCGCGTCCGACATGCAGGCACCGGAAACCTTCTGA
- a CDS encoding integration host factor subunit beta, with protein sequence MTKSELIARLAARFPQLVAKDADYAVKMVIDAMSDALARGDRIEIRGFGSFALNYRPPRVGRNPKSGDKVHVPEKYVPHFKAGKELRERVDIAG encoded by the coding sequence ATGACCAAATCGGAGCTGATTGCGAGGCTCGCGGCGCGTTTTCCGCAGCTCGTCGCAAAGGATGCCGATTACGCGGTCAAGATGGTGATCGATGCGATGTCCGATGCGCTCGCGCGCGGGGATCGCATCGAGATCCGCGGGTTTGGCAGCTTTGCGTTGAATTACCGCCCGCCGCGTGTCGGGCGTAATCCGAAATCGGGTGACAAGGTGCACGTGCCGGAGAAGTACGTGCCCCATTTCAAGGCAGGCAAGGAACTGCGCGAACGCGTGGATATCGCGGGTTGA
- the rpsA gene encoding 30S ribosomal protein S1 — MENFAALLAESEARQDMRPGEVITAEVVSIDHNFVVVNAGLKSESYVPIEEFRDDRGELEVQVGDFVHVAIDALEDGYGETRLSREKAKRIAAWNDLEKALNEGSLVKGLISGRVKGGLTVMTNSIRAFLPGSLVDMRPVKDTTPYEGKEFEFKVIKLDRKRNNVVVSRRAVLEETMGEEREKLLANLKEGTVVKGIVKNITDYGAFVDLGGIDGLLHITDLAWRRVRHPSEVLNVGDEIDAKVLKFDQEKNRVSLGLKQLGEDPWVGIARRYPQGTRLFGKVTNITDYGAFVEVEQGIEGLVHVSEMDWTNKNIHPTKVVQLGDEVEVMILEIDEDRRRISLGMKQCMSNPWDDFAINHKKGDKVRGQIKSITDFGVFIGLDGGIDGLVHLSDLSWSDAGEEAVRRFKKGDEVEAVVLAIDVERERISLGVKQLEGDPFTNFIATHEKNSLVRGTVKSVDARGAVIALNEDVEGYLRASEAAAHRVDDLTTVLKDGQELELMIINVDRKTRSINLSIRAKDQAEQSDAMQKLASDTASSGTTNLGALLKAKLNEQKQ, encoded by the coding sequence ATGGAAAATTTCGCCGCGCTGCTCGCCGAGAGTGAGGCCCGTCAGGACATGCGTCCTGGTGAAGTGATCACCGCCGAGGTGGTCAGCATCGACCACAACTTTGTGGTCGTGAATGCCGGCCTCAAGTCCGAGAGCTACGTTCCCATCGAGGAATTCCGCGACGACCGCGGTGAGCTCGAAGTCCAGGTTGGCGACTTCGTGCACGTCGCCATCGACGCCCTGGAAGACGGTTACGGCGAAACCCGCCTGTCGCGCGAGAAGGCCAAGCGCATCGCCGCGTGGAACGACCTCGAGAAGGCGCTCAACGAAGGCTCGCTGGTCAAGGGCCTGATCTCCGGTCGCGTGAAGGGCGGCCTGACCGTCATGACCAACAGCATCCGCGCCTTCCTTCCGGGTTCGCTGGTCGACATGCGTCCGGTCAAGGACACCACGCCGTACGAAGGCAAGGAATTCGAATTCAAGGTCATCAAGCTCGACCGCAAGCGCAACAACGTCGTCGTGTCCCGCCGTGCGGTGCTCGAGGAGACGATGGGCGAAGAGCGCGAAAAGCTGCTGGCCAACCTCAAGGAAGGTACGGTCGTCAAGGGTATCGTCAAGAACATTACCGACTACGGTGCGTTCGTCGACCTGGGCGGCATCGACGGCCTGCTGCACATCACCGATCTGGCGTGGCGTCGTGTGCGTCATCCGTCGGAAGTGCTCAACGTCGGTGACGAGATCGACGCCAAGGTCCTCAAGTTCGACCAGGAAAAGAACCGCGTCTCGCTGGGCCTCAAGCAGCTGGGCGAAGATCCGTGGGTCGGCATCGCTCGCCGCTACCCGCAGGGCACCCGTCTGTTCGGCAAGGTCACGAACATCACCGACTACGGCGCGTTTGTCGAAGTCGAGCAGGGTATCGAGGGCCTGGTCCACGTGTCCGAAATGGACTGGACCAACAAGAACATCCACCCGACCAAGGTTGTCCAGCTGGGCGACGAAGTCGAAGTGATGATCCTCGAGATCGACGAAGACCGTCGCCGCATCTCGCTGGGCATGAAGCAGTGCATGTCGAACCCGTGGGACGATTTCGCGATCAACCACAAGAAGGGCGACAAGGTGCGCGGCCAGATCAAGTCGATCACCGACTTCGGTGTGTTCATCGGTCTGGATGGTGGCATCGATGGCCTGGTGCACCTGTCGGATCTGTCGTGGAGCGATGCGGGCGAAGAGGCCGTGCGTCGCTTCAAGAAGGGCGACGAGGTCGAGGCCGTGGTGCTGGCGATCGACGTCGAGCGCGAGCGCATCTCGCTGGGCGTCAAGCAGCTGGAAGGCGACCCCTTCACCAACTTCATCGCCACCCACGAGAAGAACAGCCTCGTGCGCGGCACCGTGAAGTCGGTTGACGCTCGTGGCGCCGTGATCGCGCTGAACGAGGACGTCGAAGGCTACCTGCGTGCTTCGGAAGCAGCCGCTCACCGTGTCGACGATTTGACCACGGTGCTCAAGGACGGTCAGGAACTCGAGCTGATGATCATCAACGTGGACCGCAAGACCCGTTCGATCAACCTCTCGATCCGTGCCAAGGACCAGGCCGAACAGAGCGACGCGATGCAGAAGCTGGCTTCGGATACCGCCTCCAGCGGTACGACCAACCTGGGTGCGCTGCTGAAGGCCAAGCTGAACGAGCAGAAGCAGTAA
- a CDS encoding bifunctional 3-phosphoshikimate 1-carboxyvinyltransferase/cytidylate kinase has translation MEFLDLPPLLGASGCVRLPGSKSISNRTLLLAALAEGETDIRDLLASDDVERMLEALQALGVEWSREGESDDYRVRGVGGPFPVKAAELFLGNAGTAFRPLTAALALSGGEYRLSGVARMHERPIGDLVDGLRQIGADITYTGNENFPPLHIRPAAIRSGGVVRVRGDVSSQFLTALLMALPLTGVETTVEVVGELISKPYIGITLDLMARFGVVVAREGWQRFTVPGDVRYRSPGVVFVEGDASSASYFLAAGAIGGGPVRVEGVGRSSIQGDVRFAEALEQLGARIEMGDNWIEARSPQNGCLKAFDLDLNHIPDAAMTLAVAALFADGPCRLRNIASWRVKETDRIAAMANELRKVGATVEEGADYLCVTPPVRLVPAAIDTYDDHRMAMCFSLVSLGDCRVRINDPKCVNKTFPTYFERLAEVTRPVPVIAIDGPSASGKGTVAARVAEALGYHCLDSGSLYRLVALAAMRAGVSFDDERALACLASTLPARFADGLVFLDGEDVTDAIRTEAASAGASRVAVLADVRAALLDRQREYRHSPGLVAEGRDMGSVVFPDAEVKIFLTATTQARAERRYKQLIEKGMAANMQSLLKDLQDRDARDAARPVAPLQKLPDAALLDTTEMDVEQAVGFVLDRVRS, from the coding sequence ATGGAATTTCTTGATTTGCCGCCGCTGCTCGGCGCGAGTGGGTGTGTCCGTCTACCCGGATCGAAGAGCATCTCGAACCGTACGCTCCTGCTGGCGGCTCTGGCCGAAGGTGAAACCGATATTCGCGACCTCCTCGCCTCGGACGACGTCGAGCGCATGCTCGAGGCGCTGCAGGCGCTTGGCGTCGAGTGGTCGCGCGAAGGCGAAAGCGACGACTACCGAGTGCGTGGTGTCGGCGGTCCCTTCCCGGTGAAGGCCGCCGAGTTGTTCCTCGGCAACGCGGGGACCGCTTTCCGTCCGCTTACTGCGGCACTGGCGCTGTCTGGCGGCGAGTACCGGCTGTCCGGTGTTGCGCGCATGCATGAGCGCCCGATCGGCGACCTGGTTGATGGTCTGCGCCAGATCGGTGCCGATATCACCTATACCGGCAATGAAAACTTTCCGCCGCTGCATATTCGTCCGGCCGCGATCCGTTCGGGCGGCGTGGTGCGTGTGCGCGGCGACGTCTCGAGCCAGTTCCTGACGGCTCTGCTGATGGCGCTGCCGCTCACGGGCGTCGAGACCACGGTCGAGGTCGTCGGCGAGCTCATATCGAAGCCCTATATCGGCATCACCCTCGACCTGATGGCGCGTTTCGGTGTCGTCGTCGCGCGCGAGGGTTGGCAGCGTTTCACCGTTCCGGGCGATGTCCGCTATCGCAGTCCCGGAGTTGTCTTTGTCGAAGGCGATGCCTCGTCGGCCTCGTATTTCCTCGCGGCCGGGGCGATCGGCGGTGGGCCGGTGCGCGTGGAGGGGGTCGGGCGCAGCAGCATCCAGGGGGACGTGCGGTTCGCCGAGGCGCTCGAGCAGCTCGGCGCCCGCATCGAAATGGGTGACAACTGGATCGAGGCGCGTTCACCGCAGAATGGGTGCCTTAAGGCTTTCGATCTCGACCTCAATCACATCCCCGATGCGGCAATGACGCTGGCGGTCGCCGCCCTTTTTGCCGACGGTCCGTGCCGACTGCGCAATATCGCGAGCTGGAGGGTCAAAGAGACCGACCGCATTGCCGCGATGGCCAACGAGCTGCGCAAGGTCGGTGCGACGGTCGAGGAAGGGGCCGACTATCTGTGCGTGACGCCGCCCGTGCGGCTCGTCCCCGCGGCGATCGATACCTATGACGACCACCGCATGGCGATGTGCTTCTCGCTCGTGTCCCTGGGCGATTGCCGCGTGCGGATCAATGATCCGAAGTGTGTGAACAAGACCTTCCCGACCTATTTCGAGCGTCTTGCTGAAGTTACCCGCCCGGTTCCGGTCATTGCGATCGACGGGCCGTCGGCCTCGGGCAAGGGCACGGTGGCGGCGCGGGTGGCCGAGGCTCTTGGCTACCATTGTCTCGACAGCGGCTCGCTGTATCGGCTGGTCGCCCTCGCTGCGATGCGGGCAGGGGTGTCCTTCGACGACGAGCGCGCTCTGGCGTGTCTGGCTTCCACGCTACCCGCGCGATTTGCCGACGGACTCGTCTTCCTTGATGGCGAGGACGTCACGGATGCGATCCGCACCGAGGCCGCCTCCGCCGGCGCATCCCGGGTGGCCGTCCTGGCGGACGTTCGTGCGGCCCTGCTTGACCGGCAGCGTGAATATCGTCATTCGCCCGGCCTGGTCGCCGAGGGGCGCGACATGGGCTCCGTGGTCTTCCCCGATGCCGAGGTCAAGATCTTCCTCACGGCGACTACCCAGGCGCGCGCGGAGCGGCGCTATAAGCAGTTGATCGAAAAGGGAATGGCTGCTAACATGCAAAGTCTTCTAAAGGATCTTCAGGATCGGGATGCGCGTGACGCCGCCCGGCCCGTAGCGCCCCTGCAGAAGCTGCCGGATGCGGCGCTTCTCGATACCACCGAAATGGACGTCGAGCAGGCCGTCGGCTTTGTGCTTGACCGGGTTCGTTCCTGA
- a CDS encoding prephenate dehydrogenase, which yields MGVIDKLVVCGVGLIGGSFALALRRAGMVRRIVGIGRSKESLARAVELGVIDEACGDWASALDGADFVLLAPPVGQMDAVMAAMAPHLAPGAVVTDAGSTKRDVIEATYRHLAGHLAYTVPGHPIAGAEKSGVEAAFASLYDGRRVVVTPLPENEPSAILRVREAWEACGAVIHEMPPQEHDRVFAAVSHLPHLLAFGLVHDLAGRANAEQLFSFAAGGFRDFTRIAASHPEMWRDICIANRQALLAELDQYLAELAYMRALLLSGDAARLEQLFSEARLARNVWGEQFANSANPAARSE from the coding sequence ATGGGTGTTATCGACAAGCTGGTGGTATGCGGCGTCGGCCTGATCGGCGGGTCCTTCGCGCTGGCGCTGCGGCGCGCAGGGATGGTGCGGCGTATCGTCGGCATCGGGCGTAGCAAGGAATCCCTCGCGCGCGCGGTCGAACTGGGGGTCATCGACGAGGCTTGTGGCGACTGGGCGTCGGCGCTCGATGGCGCGGATTTCGTGCTGCTTGCCCCGCCGGTCGGTCAGATGGACGCCGTCATGGCAGCCATGGCGCCGCATCTGGCGCCGGGCGCGGTTGTGACCGATGCCGGCAGCACGAAGCGCGATGTGATCGAGGCAACCTATCGCCATCTTGCTGGCCATCTCGCCTACACGGTGCCGGGACACCCGATTGCCGGTGCCGAGAAGAGCGGCGTCGAGGCGGCTTTCGCGAGTCTGTACGACGGTCGTCGGGTGGTTGTTACGCCGCTGCCGGAGAACGAGCCGTCCGCCATCCTGCGCGTCCGCGAAGCCTGGGAGGCCTGCGGCGCCGTGATCCACGAGATGCCGCCGCAGGAGCACGACCGGGTGTTCGCCGCGGTCAGCCACCTGCCGCACCTGCTCGCGTTCGGGTTGGTGCACGACCTTGCGGGGCGGGCCAATGCCGAGCAGCTGTTCAGCTTTGCTGCAGGTGGATTCCGCGACTTCACCCGCATCGCGGCTAGCCATCCGGAGATGTGGCGTGACATCTGCATTGCGAATCGCCAGGCGCTGCTCGCCGAGCTGGACCAGTACCTCGCCGAACTCGCCTACATGCGCGCCTTGCTCCTGTCGGGCGATGCGGCCCGTCTCGAACAACTGTTCAGCGAAGCGCGCCTTGCGCGCAACGTGTGGGGCGAGCAGTTCGCCAATTCCGCCAACCCTGCTGCAAGGTCGGAGTGA
- the pheA gene encoding prephenate dehydratase: MSDELQNLRNDIDRLDEEILARLAERARSAQRIGVIKQGNLYRPEREAQVLRRLAAVNPGPLPGQAVQRIFREIMSACLALEHPTKVAYLGPAGTFSESAARKHFGGAAALMPTAAIDDVFRAVEAGNADYGVVPVENSTEGAVGGALDLLLANPLKICGEVNLRIHQHLLSKAEGIGAAKRLYSHAQSLAQCHEWLNRNLAHLSRVPVASNAEAARMASEDPESCAIAGEAAAELYGLNVLAANIEDDPNNTTRFVVIGDHDAGPSGQDKTSLVCSALNRPGAMHALLEPLARHGVDMTKLQSRPARGGLWEYVFYVDIDGHREDAHVAAALQELNERAAFVKVLGSYPVAAI, encoded by the coding sequence ATGAGCGACGAACTGCAGAATCTCAGGAACGACATCGACCGGCTTGACGAGGAGATCCTCGCGCGCCTTGCCGAGCGCGCGCGCAGCGCGCAGCGTATCGGCGTGATCAAGCAGGGCAACCTGTATCGTCCCGAGCGCGAGGCGCAGGTGCTGCGGCGCCTTGCTGCCGTGAACCCCGGTCCCTTGCCCGGCCAGGCGGTGCAGCGGATCTTCCGCGAGATCATGTCGGCCTGTCTGGCTCTGGAGCACCCGACCAAGGTCGCCTACCTCGGGCCGGCGGGGACCTTCTCCGAGAGTGCCGCCCGCAAGCATTTCGGCGGTGCCGCGGCGCTGATGCCGACGGCGGCGATCGACGACGTGTTCCGTGCGGTCGAGGCGGGGAATGCCGATTATGGTGTCGTTCCTGTCGAGAATTCGACCGAGGGAGCGGTGGGAGGGGCGCTGGACCTGCTGCTCGCCAATCCCCTGAAGATCTGCGGCGAGGTGAACCTGCGCATCCATCAGCACCTGCTGTCCAAGGCCGAGGGGATCGGTGCGGCAAAGCGCCTGTATTCCCACGCCCAGTCCCTCGCGCAGTGCCACGAATGGCTCAACCGCAATCTCGCGCATCTGTCGCGGGTGCCGGTGGCGAGCAATGCCGAGGCTGCACGGATGGCGTCCGAGGATCCGGAATCGTGCGCCATTGCCGGCGAGGCGGCTGCGGAGCTGTACGGGCTCAACGTGCTGGCTGCTAACATCGAGGATGATCCGAACAACACGACGCGATTCGTGGTGATCGGTGATCATGATGCGGGCCCGTCGGGTCAGGACAAGACCTCGCTCGTGTGTTCGGCGCTGAATCGTCCGGGGGCGATGCATGCGCTGCTCGAGCCGTTGGCGCGGCACGGCGTGGATATGACCAAGTTGCAGTCGCGCCCGGCGCGCGGCGGGCTTTGGGAATACGTGTTCTACGTCGATATCGACGGTCATCGCGAGGATGCGCACGTCGCAGCGGCGTTGCAGGAACTCAACGAGCGCGCCGCGTTCGTCAAGGTTCTGGGCTCCTATCCGGTGGCCGCGATCTGA
- the serC gene encoding 3-phosphoserine/phosphohydroxythreonine transaminase, protein MTRVFNFSAGPAALPEPVLRQAAEEMLDWHGAGCGVMEMSHRGKEFMSIIEQAEADLRELMAIPQNYRVLFLQGGATQQFAQLPMNLLGGRSADYLVTGTWSQKAYKEAHHLAGAIGGKVRLVGSTEACGFTRALRADELALDADAAYVHLCTNETIHGVEVGDDGLPRSAAPLVADMSSHILSRHTDVSRYGLIYAGAQKNIGPSGLVIVIVREDLLGRASPLTPTVMDYKVMADNGSMLNTPPTYAIYVAGLVFRWLKAQGGLAAMEQRNIEKAALLYDFIDDSGFYRNTVEIGSRSRMNIPFLLPDEALNDAFLTGAKSAGLTQLKGHKSVGGMRASIYNAMPVEGVRALVEYMRGFAAQHG, encoded by the coding sequence ATGACCCGGGTGTTCAATTTCAGTGCCGGTCCGGCGGCCTTGCCGGAGCCAGTATTGCGTCAGGCCGCCGAGGAGATGCTCGATTGGCACGGCGCTGGCTGCGGTGTGATGGAAATGAGCCATCGCGGCAAGGAATTCATGTCCATCATCGAACAGGCCGAAGCGGACCTGCGCGAGCTGATGGCGATTCCACAGAACTACCGCGTGTTGTTTCTGCAAGGCGGGGCCACACAGCAGTTTGCGCAGCTTCCGATGAATCTGCTGGGCGGCCGTTCGGCGGACTATCTCGTGACGGGTACCTGGTCGCAGAAGGCGTACAAGGAGGCGCATCACCTCGCCGGGGCGATTGGCGGCAAGGTGCGTCTCGTTGGCAGCACGGAAGCGTGTGGCTTTACTCGGGCATTGCGGGCCGACGAGCTCGCGCTGGATGCCGATGCCGCCTACGTCCATCTGTGTACAAACGAGACGATCCACGGCGTCGAGGTCGGTGACGATGGTTTGCCTCGATCCGCGGCTCCGCTGGTCGCTGACATGTCCTCGCACATCCTGTCGCGGCACACCGATGTGAGCCGTTATGGCCTGATCTATGCCGGCGCGCAGAAGAATATTGGTCCCTCCGGGCTGGTCATCGTGATCGTGCGCGAGGATCTGCTCGGACGTGCAAGCCCGCTGACACCGACCGTGATGGACTACAAGGTCATGGCGGACAACGGTTCGATGCTCAATACCCCGCCGACCTACGCCATCTATGTCGCAGGGCTCGTGTTCCGGTGGCTAAAGGCCCAAGGCGGGCTGGCTGCGATGGAACAACGCAACATTGAGAAGGCGGCGCTTCTGTACGACTTCATCGACGACAGCGGCTTCTATCGCAATACGGTCGAAATCGGGAGCCGCTCGCGCATGAACATCCCGTTCCTGCTCCCGGATGAGGCGCTGAACGATGCCTTCCTCACGGGCGCGAAGAGCGCGGGGTTGACGCAGCTGAAGGGGCACAAATCGGTAGGCGGCATGCGTGCCTCGATCTACAACGCGATGCCGGTCGAGGGCGTGCGGGCGCTGGTGGAATACATGCGCGGATTTGCCGCGCAACATGGCTGA